The genomic stretch CGCCCTGGTAGCGCAGCTGGCCGCTTTTGACCGCGACTTCGCCCATGATGGCTTTCATCAGCGTGGTTTTACCCACCCCGTTGCGGCCCATCACGCAGGTGCACTGCCCGGCGGGCACGTCTAGGTCTAAGTCCCACAGCGTATGGCTCTCGCCATAGAACTGGTTGAGCTTTTCAATCGCCAGCATCAGGCGCTCTCCTCTTCATCCGACCCTAGATACACCTCGACCACTTTGGGGTCGTTGGAGACCTGATCCATACTGCCTTCGGCCAGCACGCTACCCTGGTGCAGCACGGTTACTTTGCGCGCAATCGAGCGTACAAAGCCCATGTCGTGCTCTACCACCACCACCGACTGCTTGCCAGCAAGCCCCGTGAGCAGCTCGGCGGTGCGCTCCATCTCCTGCTCGGTCATCCCGGCCACCGGCTCATCTACCAGCAGCAGGCGCGGGCGCTGCATCAGCAGCATGCCAATCTCCAGCCACTGTTTTTGGCCGTGGGAGAGAATACCGGCGGGCTGAAAGCGCAGCGCAGTCAGGCCGATGGTTTCCAGCACGTCGTCAATGCGGTCTTTGATCTCCCCGGTCATGCGGGCAGTCAGCGTAGGGAAGATGCGCTTGTCGGCAGCCATCG from Halomonas meridiana encodes the following:
- the urtD gene encoding urea ABC transporter ATP-binding protein UrtD — translated: MSLLQSLKARDRVFDFMATEASPVDVRHGPILYMEDVTVSFDGFKAINNLNLTIDDGELRCIIGPNGAGKTTMMDIITGKTRPTEGSVWFGSRHNLLQMNEPEIASLGIGRKFQKPTVFEALSVFENLELAMAADKRIFPTLTARMTGEIKDRIDDVLETIGLTALRFQPAGILSHGQKQWLEIGMLLMQRPRLLLVDEPVAGMTEQEMERTAELLTGLAGKQSVVVVEHDMGFVRSIARKVTVLHQGSVLAEGSMDQVSNDPKVVEVYLGSDEEESA